In one Deinococcus sp. QL22 genomic region, the following are encoded:
- a CDS encoding aldo/keto reductase has protein sequence MIARDFGSTGLRVSALGFGAGHIGSPDLGKDDAGRLLHHALDLGITLIDTARGYGLSEERIGRHLKARRGEFVLSSKGGYGVDGVPDWTPENIRLGIERALRTLQTDVIDIFHLHSCPLETLRQEELLGALDAARQRGEIRVAAYSGENDALAWAAQSPHFGSLQTSVNVVDQWSLRQVLPDAAVRGLGIIAKRPVANAAWRFAERPTGQYEQAYWDRLQQGGLTPGDLDWDEFALRFSTFAPGVQSVIVGTAKLERLTHNAAIVARGPLPESEIQRVMTAFGPYVSQWQGEV, from the coding sequence ATGATTGCTCGTGATTTTGGCAGCACCGGCCTTCGCGTCAGCGCCCTCGGCTTCGGGGCGGGGCACATCGGCAGTCCGGATCTGGGAAAAGACGATGCAGGTCGGCTGCTGCACCACGCGCTGGATCTGGGCATCACTCTCATCGATACAGCCCGCGGCTACGGCCTGTCTGAAGAACGGATCGGACGGCACCTAAAAGCGCGGCGCGGCGAGTTCGTGCTGTCGAGTAAAGGTGGCTACGGCGTAGATGGCGTGCCCGATTGGACGCCCGAAAACATTCGGCTGGGCATCGAACGCGCGCTGCGAACCCTGCAAACCGACGTGATCGATATTTTTCACCTGCATTCCTGCCCGCTGGAAACCCTGCGGCAAGAGGAGTTGCTTGGCGCTCTGGACGCCGCCCGCCAGCGCGGTGAGATTCGGGTGGCGGCCTACAGCGGCGAGAATGACGCGCTGGCGTGGGCTGCCCAATCCCCTCACTTCGGGAGCCTACAAACCAGCGTGAATGTGGTGGATCAGTGGAGCCTGCGCCAGGTGCTGCCGGATGCCGCCGTACGCGGGCTGGGAATTATTGCCAAGCGCCCCGTCGCCAACGCCGCGTGGCGTTTTGCAGAGCGTCCGACAGGCCAGTATGAGCAAGCCTACTGGGATCGCTTGCAACAGGGCGGCCTGACCCCCGGCGACCTTGACTGGGATGAGTTCGCGCTCCGCTTCAGCACCTTTGCCCCCGGCGTGCAGAGCGTCATCGTGGGCACAGCCAAGCTGGAACGCCTGACGCACAACGCTGCGATTGTGGCGCGTGGCCCGCTGCCGGAATCCGAGATTCAACGTGTGATGACCGCATTCGGGCCGTATGTAAGCCAGTGGCAGGGAGAAGTTTAG
- a CDS encoding LacI family DNA-binding transcriptional regulator → MTSVGTDRNLTIRDVAQRAGVSISTVSRVINGKKVRDELQVNVQRVLSEMNFRPSAVARSMVRGRTQTVGVLVEDISSSYYAEMIKGIERILERTGHHPLFKSSHWNLQLEEEALQVFLDHNVDAIVVVGGLISESRLQDLAARMPLVLVGRAGVNVQAPTINLNQRGGAYQATRHLIELGHRQIVHISGPTSQEDAVARRMGYLDAMRDHGLDVRPEWLCEGDFLETSAFRATMQLIENSTPFTAIFAGNDQMALGVNLALHRKGLRVPDDVSLVGFDDLPVSAYVVPPLTTIRQPAQEVGELAAHAAVRLMGGEAAQLAPLDLKLLVRESTRAVRR, encoded by the coding sequence CGTGGGAACTGATCGCAACCTGACTATCCGTGACGTCGCCCAGCGGGCAGGCGTGTCCATCAGCACGGTGTCACGGGTCATCAACGGAAAGAAGGTCCGCGACGAGCTACAGGTCAACGTGCAACGTGTCCTGAGCGAGATGAACTTTCGGCCCAGTGCCGTGGCCCGCAGCATGGTTCGGGGCCGCACGCAGACGGTGGGCGTGCTGGTCGAGGACATCAGCAGTTCGTATTACGCCGAAATGATCAAGGGAATCGAGCGGATTTTGGAGCGCACCGGACACCACCCGCTCTTTAAAAGCAGCCACTGGAACCTGCAACTGGAAGAAGAGGCGCTGCAGGTGTTTCTGGATCACAATGTGGACGCCATCGTGGTGGTTGGCGGCCTGATCTCCGAATCCCGCCTGCAAGACCTCGCTGCGCGGATGCCCCTGGTATTGGTCGGACGCGCGGGCGTCAATGTACAAGCGCCCACCATCAACCTCAATCAACGGGGCGGAGCCTACCAGGCCACCCGTCACCTGATTGAACTGGGCCACCGGCAAATCGTTCATATCAGCGGCCCCACCTCTCAGGAAGACGCCGTAGCGCGGCGCATGGGGTACCTCGACGCCATGCGCGACCACGGCCTCGACGTGCGCCCCGAGTGGCTCTGTGAGGGTGACTTTCTGGAAACCAGCGCTTTCCGCGCCACCATGCAACTGATTGAAAACAGTACCCCTTTTACAGCCATTTTTGCTGGAAACGACCAGATGGCGCTCGGTGTCAATCTGGCGCTGCACCGCAAGGGCTTGCGTGTTCCTGACGACGTGTCTCTGGTGGGATTTGACGACCTGCCGGTCAGTGCCTACGTCGTGCCGCCCCTGACCACCATTCGCCAACCGGCGCAGGAAGTGGGCGAACTGGCAGCCCACGCTGCGGTTCGCCTGATGGGCGGAGAGGCAGCCCAGTTGGCGCCGCTGGACCTCAAACTGCTCGTCCGCGAGAGCACGCGCGCTGTGCGCCGCTAG
- a CDS encoding class Ib ribonucleoside-diphosphate reductase assembly flavoprotein NrdI gives MPADPSFLLPPAPVQILYESMTGNVRRFAAGVQALAEGAAGKHFEVLDLRKAVPSGDFLLMTYTFGSGGVPDTTARFLADHAVGLRGVVASGSFHWGTNFGRAGDLISGRYGVPLVARINKAGTASDRQTVAAWLAEYCMNVQARPTGLSKPRSAYGTLD, from the coding sequence TTGCCCGCCGATCCGTCTTTTCTTCTTCCTCCGGCTCCAGTCCAGATTCTGTACGAGTCCATGACGGGCAATGTGCGCCGCTTCGCTGCGGGCGTGCAGGCGTTGGCAGAGGGCGCAGCGGGCAAACATTTTGAGGTGCTGGATTTACGCAAAGCCGTTCCCAGCGGCGACTTCTTACTGATGACCTACACCTTTGGTTCCGGCGGCGTGCCGGACACGACGGCCCGCTTTCTGGCCGATCATGCGGTAGGCCTGCGCGGAGTCGTAGCAAGCGGCAGTTTTCATTGGGGCACAAACTTTGGGCGGGCGGGCGACCTGATTTCGGGACGGTACGGCGTGCCGTTGGTGGCACGGATCAATAAGGCCGGCACCGCGTCAGACCGTCAGACGGTAGCCGCGTGGCTGGCCGAATACTGCATGAACGTACAGGCCCGGCCCACTGGCCTTTCAAAACCAAGGAGCGCGTATGGAACGTTGGATTGA